The Aspergillus chevalieri M1 DNA, chromosome 5, nearly complete sequence genome includes a region encoding these proteins:
- the optD gene encoding small oligopeptide transporter, OPT family (COG:T;~EggNog:ENOG410PFPV;~InterPro:IPR004813,IPR004648;~PFAM:PF03169;~TransMembrane:10 (o20-37i44-65o85-104i159-182o237-256i289-309o315-336i469-488o516-533i545-567o);~go_process: GO:0055085 - transmembrane transport [Evidence IEA]) yields the protein MGSLVAITSPVYWDRDYGPGFSFLYLLTTQMLGFGFAGLARRWLVYPGALIWPSSLSSTVLFRALHEPKQDNSPANGWTITRYRFFAYFTLLAFVIFWFPDYIWTSLSTFAFITWIWPHSQKVNTIFGMNSGLGLLPISFDWTQITYAGSPGSPLTTPFYITCNAYAVVVLFYLFLSPILYYTNVWNSGYLPLLSSSTFDNTGSTYNITRVVDENLNFVQSKYEAYSPMYISMSYSLTYGLSFAAVTAMVVHTYLYNGREIWAKFKNSRHGGEDIHRRLMHAYPEVPDWWYGALTVVIVGLGIFTVRYWDSGLPVWGFIVVCCGMGVLLIVPEGILEGTTNQRIFLNIITELIAGYAWPGKPIANMMVKFYGYNSVKHGMDFAQDLKLGQYMKIPPRVLFVGQVYSSVLATLTQTGVLRWMMGHISDLCSPSNKQRFTCNGSKVVYNASMIWGTIGPQRMFQSGQVYNALMYFFIIGPVVTVVVYFVYRRHPNSWIKWVNVPIFFNAAGNIPPANTTQYSLWFIFGFLFNYLIRKKAFQWWKRYNYLLQAAMDTGTALATIVIFFALSYNQIELNWWGNTVGSNTDDANSVPWLKVPSGGHFGKGPGEFH from the exons ATGGGCTCATTAGTCGCTATCACCAGCCCCGTCTACTGGGATCGCGACTACGGACCAGGTTTCTCCTTCCTTTATCTTCTGACCACCCAAATGCTAGGCTTTGGCTTTGCTGGACTAGCCCGTCGATGGCTGGTTTACCCCGGAGCCCTCATCTGGCCTTCGTCTCTCTCATCTACAGTCCTGTTTCGGGCTCTGCACGAACCGAAGCAAGATAACTCCCCCGCGAACGGCTGGACCATAACGAGATATCGCTTCTTCGCCTACTTCACGCTCCTCGCGTTTGTCATTTTCTGGTTCCCGGATTATATCTGGACGAGTCTGAGCACGTTTGCGTTTATTACCTGGATCTGGCCCCATAGCCAGAAAGTGAACACGATCTTCGGAATGAACTCAGGTCTGGGATTGCTGCCGATCAGTTTCGACTGGACGCAAATTACCTATGCCGGATCACCTGGATCCCCTCTGACGACGCCGTTCTACATCACCTGCAATGCGTATGCCGTGGTAGTCTTATTCTACCTCTTCCTTTCGCCCATCCTATATTACACCAACGTCTGGAACAGCGGATACCTCCCGCTGCTCTCGTCAAGCACCTTCGACAACACAGGCTCAACATACAACATCACCCGCGTCGTTGACGAGAACCTCAACTTCGTCCAGAGCAAGTACGAGGCCTACTCGCCAATGTATATCTCCATGTCCTACTCCCTGACTTACGGGCTCTCCTTCGCCGCCGTCACCGCCATGGTCGTGCACACGTACCTCTACAACGGGCGTGAGATCTGGGCCAAGTTCAAGAACTCGCGACACGGCGGCGAAGATATCCACCGGCGCTTGATGCACGCGTACCCCGAGGTCCCGGATTGGTGGTACGGCGCGCTGACCGTGGTTATCGTGGGCCTTGGTATTTTCACCGTGCGATACTGGGACTCTGGACTACCAGTTTGGGGGTTTATCGTCGTGTGCTGTGGGATGGGTGTGCTGCTTATTGTCCCCGAGGGGATTCTGGAGGGGACCACGAACCAGCGTATCTTCTTGAATATCATCACTGAGTTGATTGCTGGTTATGCGTGGCCCGGGAAGCCGATTGCCAACATGATGGTGAAGTTTTATGGGTATAACTCAGTGAAGCATGGAATGGACTTTGCGCAGGATTTGAAACTGGGGCAGTATATGAAGATTCCGCCAAGGGTATTGTTCGTTGGGCAGGTTTATTCGAGTGTTCTCGCGACGTTGACGCAGACTGGTG TCCTCCGCTGGATGATGGGCCACATCTCCGACCTGTGCTCCCCATCCAACAAGCAACGTTTCACCTGCAACGGGTCCAAAGTCGTCTACAACGCCTCCATGATCTGGGGCACCATCGGACCCCAGCGGATGTTCCAGTCCGGCCAGGTCTATAATGCTCTGATGTATTTTTTCATCATTGGCCCCGTGGTAACTGTTGTGGTGTACTTTGTGTACCGACGCCATCCGAACAGCTGGATTAAATGGGTTAATGTGCCGATTTTCTTCAATGCGGCGGGGAATATTCCGCCCGCGAATACAACGCAGTACTCGCTTTGGTTTATTTTCGGTTTCTTGTTTAACTACCTGATTCGGAAGAAGGCGTTTCAGTGGTGGAAGCGGTATAATT ACCTCCTGCAAGCAGCA
- a CDS encoding uncharacterized protein (COG:S;~EggNog:ENOG410PMWA;~TransMembrane:4 (i35-55o85-107i119-141o178-200i)) — protein sequence MTVIWGLDLHEIHWSKFRSSNMFTRVYHLRRTKMIVYQIAMILCVCSEAVGTAALSDYLDQQSQIQGQHPGVKVYNNDFIGAASYNIWAGVSVAWVFGGAFFFDLFWPERHEDRDIRWAWKLCAVAESIMMLASAFALTIITATRSAKITGTDAASARQYWEESMKKPALRYYTNPKAVAAVVLAWPGVVATIASTIILWMSHKHDDEFGPKSNHGRSLENGVGSETEQKPV from the exons ATGACAGTCATCTGGGGCCTGGATCTCCATGAGATCCATTGGAGCAAGTTCCGAAGCTCCAACATGTTCACCCGCGTCTACCACCTGCGCCGCACAAAGATGATCGTCTACCAGATCGCCATGATCCTTTGCGTATGCTCAGAGGCCGTCGGGACAGCGGCACTATCCG ACTACCTCGACCAACAAAGCCAGATCCAAGGCCAACACCCCGGCGTCAAAGTGTACAACAACGATTTTATCGGTGCGGCATCGTATAACATCTGGGCGGGGGTTTCGGTCGCATGGGTATTTGGGGGTGCGTTCTTCTTTGACCTCTTCTGGCCTGAGAGGCATGAGGATCGAGATATCCGGTGGGCGTGGAAGCTTTGTGCAGTGGCGGAGTCGATTATGATGCTGGCTTCGGCTTTCGCGTTGACG ATTATCACGGCCACGCGTAGTGCGAAAATCACGGGAACGGACGCTGCGTCTGCAAGACAGTACTGGGAGGAGTCTATGAAGAAACCTGCTTTGA GGTATTACACTAATCCGAAAGCTGTTGCTGCCGTTGTTCTTGCGTGGCCTGGTGTTGTCGCGACTATCGCTAG TACTATAATTCTTTGGATGTCTCATAAACATGATGATGAGTTCGGCCCCAAGTCAAACCATGGGCGGAGCCTTGAGAATGGCGTCGGTTCGGAGACAGAACAGAAACCGGTATAG
- a CDS encoding putative endo-1,3(4)-beta-glucanase (COG:S;~EggNog:ENOG410Q0PI), whose amino-acid sequence MVLDDASPQAYYTSSQQDDQNVAPTNANSSITQYQIKPEAIVSPDLFTLYFGFAGKWNWQRNLVNTLAARVENARVLVQRPPTQDEMDAFVTHSSRSLYHGRIGAPLASGLAMARMYSQARKTDYYKAMVPGAEEGKLPSAKQLAQGVTRFAKADPAAFRSVAAASVFKLFFWTLTGATMSSIYAVYNDTIATMSDPRLTNFVREVKQQKPEEVRKRKIDAAQDRYRQNQQQMTSQPREPQQPSEMVPDQASGGTTESHEQQDYSAMYGNNTEPTTSSRSYDRPTTAVSTSSSWFGGRKEQDSVSDFFDDASPTAPEYQYPRNNTTASQPSPPVFQRGAWERIRQQNTNGVSNSQGQEYYRGQSREWNTQGQRNSGSGQDTERQREKEQARADFERMLDAERNMSSDDSGNGKNKGWERWS is encoded by the coding sequence ATGGTCCTCGACGACGCCTCTCCACAGGCGTACTATACGTCCTCTCAGCAGGATGACCAGAATGTCGCCCCAACCAACGCCAACTCCTCCATAACCCAATACCAAATCAAACCCGAAGCAATCGTCTCACCCGACCTCTTCACCCTCTACTTCGGTTTCGCCGGCAAATGGAACTGGCAACGCAACCTGGTCAACACGCTCGCAGCCCGCGTGGAGAATGCCCGCGTGCTAGTTCAACGCCCGCCCACTCAGGACGAAATGGACGCCTTTGTCACGCACAGTAGTCGCAGTTTATACCATGGACGGATTGGAGCGCCGCTTGCTAGTGGGCTTGCGATGGCCAGGATGTATAGCCAGGCGCGGAAGACGGACTATTACAAGGCGATGGTGCCTGGTGCAGAGGAGGGAAAATTGCCTAGTGCAAAACAATTGGCGCAAGGTGTTACGAGGTTTGCGAAGGCGGATCCTGCGGCGTTTCGGTCGGTGGCGGCGGCTTCGGTGTTTAAGTTGTTCTTTTGGACGCTGACGGGGGCGACTATGTCGAGTATTTATGCGGTTTATAATGATACCATTGCGACAATGTCGGATCCGAGGTTGACGAATTTCGTGAGGGAGGTGAAGCAGCAGAAACCAGAGGAGGTGCGAAAGCGGAAAATAGACGCTGCGCAGGACAGGTATCGGCAGAACCAGCAACAGATGACGTCGCAACCACGAGAACCGCAGCAACCGAGTGAGATGGTGCCCGACCAAGCGAGCGGTGGGACTACAGAGAGCCACGAACAGCAGGATTATAGCGCAATGTACGGTAACAACACTGAGCCTACGACTTCTTCCCGTTCCTACGATCGTCCGACCACGGCGGTGTCGACCAGCAGTAGCTGGTTCGGTGGAAGGAAAGAGCAAGACTCTGTATCCGACTTCTTTGACGATGCTAGTCCCACGGCACCCGAATACCAATATCCCCGCAACAATACTACAGCCTCTCAACCTTCTCCACCCGTATTCCAGCGTGGTGCATGGGAGCGGATTCGTCAACAGAATACCAACGGGGTATCCAACTCCCAAGGCCAAGAATACTACCGCGGGCAGTCTAGGGAGTGGAATACACAAGGCCAGAGAAATAGCGGCAGCGGTCAGGACACGGAAAGACAGCGGGAAAAAGAACAGGCACGTGCTGATTTTGAGCGGATGCTAGACGCTGAGCGGAACATGTCGAGTGACGATTCGGGAAATGGCAAGAATAAGGGTTGGGAGCGATGGAGTTGA
- a CDS encoding uncharacterized protein (COG:S;~EggNog:ENOG410Q6NN;~InterPro:IPR014752) yields the protein MPRTKETGNAELQIDLASPPGWTFAPGDTVIGTVLRRSHIVAPTATVKLSLVGHVRTKITPNGSSSRGYYRGHWYLFSTTTTQVLFEGPLHAPKDNYSGKDETSWSFSLPIPVKPADSALGGYYMEEGFLPQDKFGLAQHTLPGTFITSNNDWNHSSEGYVEYYLEARLQYHRGGGYKLNRATVPIIMRPQPPIVLPDCELQQRKIDKTFQSQRLLPGMERADLTFRQKSQRLLGSSKVHRAHYSVEIGLPRVVQLDNPSPIPFTLNIVLPTSSTSFQNAGLKVRLNWVKISIKSTTTLLAPRDFSRLTKRDTYSVNHNLNLERAFRDLEAPIEYSIDKAHDNGVVNIGNMFQLTLRSNGLKAGNRRLASVPYPYIQPDLVTYNIRHSHRLETEVSLSIAGERHTIPVSGDVMILAAN from the coding sequence ATGCCACGAACCAAAGAAACCGGCAACGCAGAGCTCCAGATTGACCTGGCATCACCCCCTGGCTGGACATTTGCCCCCGGGGACACGGTCATCGGCACGGTCCTGCGTCGCTCACACATCGTCGCCCCGACAGCCACCGTGAAGCTGTCGCTGGTAGGGCACGTGAGGACCAAAATCACCCCaaatggcagcagcagccgtgGCTACTACCGTGGGCACTGGTACCTTTTCAGCACGACGACGACGCAAGTACTCTTCGAAGGACCCTTGCACGCCCCCAAAGACAACTACAGTGGCAAAGATGAGACTTCTTGGTCCTTCTCACTGCCAATTCCGGTGAAACCGGCCGATTCAGCGTTGGGAGGCTACTATATGGAAGAGGGTTTCTTGCCGCAGGACAAATTTGGCCTCGCACAGCACACGTTGCCTGGGACGTTTATCACAAGTAACAACGACTGGAACCACTCTTCCGAAGGCTACGTAGAGTACTATCTCGAAGCTCGACTACAATATCACCGAGGGGGCGGGTACAAGCTAAATAGGGCTACGGTCCCCATCATAATGCGGCCCCAGCCTCCGATTGTCCTTCCCGATTGCGAGCTCCAGCAACGAAAGATCGACAAGACATTTCAAAGCCAGCGGCTGCTACCGGGAATGGAACGCGCAGATCTAACGTTCAGGCAAAAGTCGCAGAGACTCCTGGGCTCGTCAAAGGTACACAGGGCTCACTATAGCGTTGAGATCGGCTTGCCTCGCGTCGTCCAGTTGGACAACCCGTCGCCCATCCCGTTTACCTTGAACATCGTACTACCAACCAGCAGTACCAGCTTCCAAAATGCCGGGCTGAAGGTCCGGCTGAACTGGGTCAAGATATCTATCAAGTCCACGACTACTCTCCTCGCACCGCGCGACTTCAGCAGGCTCACCAAGAGGGATACCTATTCCGTTAACCAcaatctgaatctggaaagggCTTTTCGGGACCTTGAAGCTCCCATTGAATATTCTATCGACAAAGCTCACGATAATGGTGTAGTCAATATTGGCAATATGTTTCAGCTAACTCTCCGTTCGAATGGGTTGAAAGCAGGAAATAGACGTCTTGCTTCTGTACCATACCCATATATCCAACCTGATCTGGTCACGTATAATATTAGGCATAGTCATAGGCTGGAGACGGAGGTGTCTTTGAGCATTGCAGGAGAACGCCATACAATTCCAGTGAGTGGCGATGTGATGATATTAGCAGCTAACTAA
- a CDS encoding oxidoreductase, short chain dehydrogenase/reductase family (COG:Q;~EggNog:ENOG410QE9S;~InterPro:IPR036291,IPR002347;~PFAM:PF08659,PF00106,PF13561;~go_process: GO:0055114 - oxidation-reduction process [Evidence IEA]), translated as MASKAFAIIAGVGPGTGASIARKFAQAYSVVLLARNPANFEPVVDEINSNGGQAVGFSADLSDSQSVRSAFDQISQQYADSPLAAAVFNPGGGFVRKPFLELTEKEFTTGYESQGKGGFLFAQSTLPLLLRAKEASLKHPPTLVFTGATASLKGSATFSAFASGKFALRALAQSLAREFGPQGVHVAHVILDGVIDIPRTKSWTFEHEDAKIDPVAIADSYWHLHTQPRTTFGFELDLRPYVEKW; from the exons ATGGCTTCCAAAGCATTCGCAATCATTGCTGGTGTTGGTCCGGGCACG GGCGCCTCTATTGCCCGCAAATTCGCCCAAGCATACTCGGTTGTCCTGCTAGCTCGCAACCCCGCCAATTTTGAGCCGGTGGTTGACGAGATCAACTCTAACGGTGGTCAAGCTGTGGGATTCAGTGCAGATCTGTCCGATTCGCAGAGCGTTCGGTCCGCCTTTGACCAGATCTCGCAGCAGTATGCGGATTCTCCGCTGGCTGCAGCTGTGTTCAACCCCGGTGGAGGGTTTGTGCGGAAGCCGTTCTTGGAGTTGACGGAGAAGGAGTTTACGACGGGGTATGAGAGTCAAGG GAAAGGAGGCTTTCTCTTCGCTCAGAGTACTCTTCCACTTCTCCTCAGGGCTAAGGAAGCGTCATTGAAACATCCGCCAACGCTGGTATTTACCGGAGCGACCGCCAGTCTCAAAGGCTCCGCGACATTCTCGGCCTTCGCCTCGGGCAAGTTTGCACTGAGGGCGTTGGCGCAGTCCCTGGCGCGGGAGTTTGGTCCACAAGGCGTGCATGTGGCGCATGTCATCCTCGATGGGGTTATTGACATCCCACGGACGAAGAGCTGGACCTTTGAGCATGAAGATGCCAAGATCGACCCTGTGGCT ATTGCCGATTCTTACTGGCACCTGCATACACAGCCGCGGACAACATTTGGATTCGAGTTGGATCTCCGGCCATATGTGGAGAAGTGGTGA
- a CDS encoding uncharacterized protein (COG:S;~EggNog:ENOG410PK1P;~InterPro:IPR007529;~PFAM:PF04438), which produces MSETPGGDPLLSELCTICHINAPKYRCPRCSTRTCSLPCSRRHKTWSQCSGVRDPAAYLRRNELATPSAFDRDFNFITGIERSMERADRDAENRGISIDRQAEEGEEMRDGGRKRKRPNEGLVKGEAGFLRGAQSSEVNVIRAPKGMTRNKQNTSRWHPKHKCLIWTMEWIAPDGEKKIRTCLESCRVAEAYDRFYPLPKEERNKDQAQDQGQPPEQVQGQKQEDNQQPQSELEPQSTIEMNSQSAEQELPVQPKQDETQPEPSDPSPSDLQENEITPHRDVYFYLHRPRTATRQPVLIPLPPAATFTSALRKRTVLEFPTIYVLPDSPDILRATSKENASHLLEEEYVQPEKPGEDGELGGLDGEGAQGIDHSAPSVDLGQVDEKKVLEVLKQDLFEPDSAVGP; this is translated from the exons ATGTCTGAAACCCCTGGAGGAGATCCTCTTCTCAGTGAACTTTGCACAATTTG CCACATCAATGCCCCCAAATACCGCTGTCCCCGATGTTCGACCAGAACCTGCTCCCTCCCCTGCTCCCGCCGCCATAAGACCTGGTCCCAATGCTCCGGTGTCCGCGATCCAGCCGCCTACCTCCGCCGCAATGAGCTCGCGACTCCCTCTGCATTCGATCGCGATTTTAATTTCATCACGGGGATTGAGCGGAGCATGGAACGCGCGGATAGAGATGCGGAGAATCGTGGGATTTCTATCGACCGCCAAGcggaagagggagaggagatgAGAGATGGGGgccggaagaggaagaggccgAATGAGGGATTGGTTAAGGGAGAAGCTGGATTTTTGCGCGGCGCGCAGAGTAGCGAGGTTAATGTCATCAGGGCTCCCAAGGGGATGACGAGAAATAAGCAGAATACCTCGAGGTGGCATCCGAA ACACAAATGCTTGATCTGGACGATGGAATGGATTGCCCCTGatggagaaaagaagattCGGACATGTTTAGAGTCGTGCCGTGTCGCAGAAGCTTATGATAGATTCTACCCTCTTCCGAAAGAGGAGCGCAACAAGGACCAAGCACAGGACCAGGGTCAGCCACCGGAGCAGGTGCAGGGACAAAAGCAGGAGGACAATCAGCAACCGCAATCCGAATTGGAACCGCAATCAACAATAGAGATGAATTCCCAATCCGCCGAACAGGAGCTGCCAGTTCAACCAAAGCAAGACGAAACGCAGCCAGAACCTTCGGATCCCTCTCCGTCAGACTTGCAAGAAAACGAAATCACCCCTCATCGGGACGTCTACTTCTACCTCCATCGTCCACGAACCGCTACCAGGCAACCCGTACTGATCCCTCTACCTCCGGCCGCAACCTTTACCTCTGCCCTGCGCAAGCGGACAGTCCTCGAATTTCCCACCATCTACGTGCTACCAGATTCACCAGACATCCTACGCGCgacaagcaaagaaaatGCGTCACACCTCCTAGAAGAAGAGTACGTCCAACCTGAGAAGCCGGGAGAGGACGGAGAATTGGGTGGTCTGGACGGAGAGGGCGCACAAGGAATCGATCATTCGGCACCCTCGGTTGATCTGGGACAGGTGGATGAAAAGAAAGTCCTTGAGGTTCTGAAACAGGATCTATTCGAACCTGACTCGGCTGTAGGACCTTAA
- a CDS encoding glycoside hydrolase family 16 protein (CAZy:GH16;~COG:S;~EggNog:ENOG410PJ8X;~InterPro:IPR013320;~SECRETED:SignalP(1-19)): MKILVLLLKFLTYAVPILSQAVAEDDSSPTLPATTENHKHPHCDCYLVSGQDQGYFQHYQLWDFRHAPIPRDITPIKPEAPTNSVIPDEGIDGGVRDETVMATDSVFGANVVPLSKSHFAADWKTQNWNRRPTSQKPVPILNSVNNIFFAQDPLPKENGTNSTTEFGNTYLVLRTTRLDKYNSAAELENRLTNVFRCSFRVRLRMLPYGRLTNDKSGWNHTDHNTTNPMTPGGPPKGACAGIFTINPSGGESDIEILTKDPSNIIHYANQPDYDWETDETIPGASTIAAVQTPWTEWATHRLDWFSNLSVWYVNDHMHSSKTYKVPDMPSTLVINLWSDGGDWTGDMNVGESVFMGIEWIQLAYNISGRSRDVLDGDTGKANISSEERKKKKQEEDEDDDDGDDGDDDGDDSGDDYHSHEEKCRRPCWVDDIR, from the coding sequence ATGAAGATACTCGTCTTACTGCTGAAATTCCTCACCTACGCGGTTCCCATCCTATCGCAGGCCGTCGCCGAAGATGACTCTTCCCCAACCCTACCTGCCACAACCGAGAACCACAAGCACCCCCACTGCGACTGCTACCTGGTCTCCGGCCAGGATCAGGGATACTTCCAGCATTACCAACTCTGGGACTTCCGACATGCTCCCATCCCCCGCGATATCACACCGATCAAACCAGAAGCACCTACAAACAGCGTCATCCCCGATGAAGGCATTGACGGCGGTGTAAGAGATGAGACGGTGATGGCGACTGACAGCGTATTCGGAGCCAACGTGGTGCCACTGTCGAAATCCCACTTCGCAGCGGACTGGAAGACGCAGAACTGGAATCGTCGACCTACCTCCCAGAAGCCCGTACCGATTCTTAACTCGGTTAACAACATCTTCTTTGCCCAAGACCCGCTTCCCAAGGAGAACGGTACCAATTCGACCACTGAGTTTGGAAATACCTACCTCGTGCTCCGCACCACGCGTCTGGACAAGTACAACTCAGCCGCTGAGCTCGAAAACCGTCTTACAAATGTATTCCGCTGCTCGTTCCGTGTCCGTCTTCGCATGCTACCTTACGGTCGTCTTACCAACGACAAATCAGGATGGAATCATACGGATCACAATACCACCAATCCCATGACCCCGGGCGGACCGCCAAAGGGTGCCTGCGCCGGTatcttcaccatcaaccCCTCAGGCGGAGAGTCGGATATCGAGATCTTAACCAAGGACCCATCCAATATCATTCACTACGCCAACCAACCAGATTACGACTGGGAAACGGATGAGACTATCCCCGGTGCCAGTACCATCGCCGCTGTCCAGACGCCATGGACTGAGTGGGCCACGCATCGGCTGGATTGGTTCTCTAACCTCTCTGTCTGGTACGTTAATGATCACATGCACAGCTCCAAGACGTATAAGGTCCCCGATATGCCGAGTACGCTCGTTATCAATCTCTGGAGTGATGGTGGGGATTGGACCGGTGATATGAACGTTGGAGAGAGCGTGTTCATGGGCATCGAATGGATCCAGTTGGCCTATAACATATCGGGTCGATCCAGAGACGTGTTAGACGGCGATACAGGGAAAGCAAACATTTCGAgcgaggagaggaagaaaaagaaacaggaagaagacgaagacgatgatgatggtgacgatggcgatgatgatggcgaTGACAGTGGCGATGATTATCACAGCCATGAAGAGAAATGTCGCAGACCATGCTGGGTGGACGACATACGGTAG